In the genome of Girardinichthys multiradiatus isolate DD_20200921_A chromosome 7, DD_fGirMul_XY1, whole genome shotgun sequence, one region contains:
- the gcgb gene encoding glucagon b, producing the protein MKSAQSLAGLLLLIIIQSSWQVPDQDTDRTPLLLSENSIFTDPIQFPNMKRHSEGTFSNDYSKYLETRRAQDFVQWLKNSKRNGSLFRRHADGTYTSDVSSYLQDQAAKEFISWLKTGRGRRD; encoded by the exons ATGAAAAGTGCTCAGTCTCTTGCTGGACTTCTGCTCCTTATcatcattcaaagcagctggcAGGTGCCTGACCAGGACACAGACCGAACACCGCT GTTGCTGAGTGAAAACTCAATTTTCACTGATCCCATCCAGTTCCCAAACATGAAGAGGCACTCAGAGGGAACATTTTCCAATGACTACAGCAAATACCTGGAGACAAGAAGAGCACAAGACTTTGTCCAGTGGCTGAAAAATTCAAAAAGGAATGG GAGCTTATTCAGACGCCATGCAGACGGTACCTACACCAGCGACGTGAGCTCCTACCTGCAGGACCAGGCAGCCAAAGAGTTTATTTCCTGGCTGAAGACCGGCCGAGGCAGAAGAGACTAA
- the LOC124871977 gene encoding dipeptidyl peptidase 4 isoform X2 has protein sequence MSLQNLYNTSEPSTCGPVFYLCTKRKPIYFNIFLNSNVTAEAVQLTHNGKKNEVLNGIPDWIYEEEVFASNEAIWWSSTGKFLAYAEINDTDVQKVEFSWYGSEQYPQTVAFPYPKAGSNLTKVKLFVVDTANPTLHSHLAPPASIAGGDHILSSVTWATDERVAVQWLTRRQNHVVVAIYDIDGSSWRERETFEQTSKTGWIGHYMPLPLFFAEDKLSFYKVMSNTQGYKHIHHIKNGKATPITSGKWEVIYISKLTRDAIYFVSNQHQGIPVKRNLYKIMLGSSPSAPQCLTCDLDKDRCQYNSAYLSVDASFYRMDCYGPGLPLYTLMDNRDSGAGTELLILQDNKDLENLLSEFQMPTMKYGTIKIAGFDLWYEMMLPPNFQKSKKYPLLIYVYAGPCSQSVTYENKLNWGTYLSSSHGIIVASVDGRGSGYQGDKIMHAIYRRLGTFEVEDQISAVRKFIDMGFINKDRIAIWGWSYGGYVSSMALGAGTGLFKCGIAVAPVAKWEYYDVVYTERYMGKPSENSDSYQNSTVTSRAKNFKNVDYLLVHGTADDNVHFQQAAQISKALVDEQVNFEAMWYTDKDHSLRGPAFHHTYTLMSHFLQKCLLNPQ, from the exons ATGTCTTTGCAGAACCTTTATAACACCAGTGAGCCTTCCACGTGTGGTCCAGTATTTTACCTTTGCACCAAAAGGAAACCAATAT atttcaacatttttttaaactccaATGTGACTGCTGAAGCAGTGCAGCTGACTCACAATGGGAAAAAGAATGAGGTCCTCAATGGCATCCCTGACTGGATATATGAGG AGGAAGTCTTTGCTTCGAATGAAGCAATATGGTGGTCTTCAACTGGAAAATTCTTGGcttatgcagagattaacgatACAGATGTTCAGAAGGTTGAGTTCTCTTGGTATGGATCAGAGCAATATCCTCAAACAGTGGCTTTTCCATACCCAAAG GCCGGATCAAACCTTACCAAAGTGAAACTGTTTGTTGTTGACACTGCAAATCCCACCCTCCATTCACATCTTGCTCCTCCTGCTTCCATTGCTGGAGg TGATCACATTTTGAGCTCAGTGACCTGGGCAACAGATGAACGTGTCGCTGTGCAGTGGCTCACAAGGAGACAGAATCATGTGGTCGTAGCCATCTACGACATTGATGGGAGCagctggagagagagagag ACATTTGAGCAAACCAGCAAGACAGGTTGGATTGGTCAT TATATGCCACTGCCCCTTTTCTTTGCTGAGGATAAGCTCAGTTTCTACAAAGTAATGAGCAACACTCAGGGCTACAAACATATTCATCACATAAAAAAT ggTAAAGCCACACCAATTACGTCTGGGAAATGGGAAGTTATTTACATATCAAAATTAACCAGAGATGCCAT ATATTTTGTAAGTAATCAGCATCAAGGGATTCCTGTCAAGAGAAATCTTTACAA GATTATGCTTGGAAGCAGCCCCTCAGCCCCCCAGTGCCTCACCTGTGACTTGGACAAAGACAGGTGTCAGTACAACTCAGCTTACTTAAGCGTTGACGCCTCCTTCTACCGAATGGACTGCTACG GACCCGGATTGCCCCTTTACACACTTATGGATAACAGGGACTCGGGTGCAGGAACag agctATTGATTTTGCAAGACAACAAGGATCTGGAAAACCTGCTGTCTGAATTTCAAATGCCAACAATGAAATATGGCACCATAAAGATCGCAGGATTTG ATCTGTGGTATGAAATGATGTTGCCACCAAATTTCCAGAAGTCCAAAAAATATCCTCTTCTTATCTACGT GTACGCTGGCCCCTGTAGTCAGAGCGTAACCTACGAGAACAAGCTGAACTGGGGCACGTACCTCTCCAGTTCGCACGGAATCATCGTTGCCAGCGTTGACGGAAGGGGAAGCGGTTACCAGGGCGATAAAATAATGCATGCAATCTACAGGCGCCTCGGGACATTTGAAGTGGAAGATCAGATATCAGCCGTGAG GAAATTCATCGACATGGGTTTTATCAACAAAGATAGAATTGCTATATGGGGCTGG TCATATGGTGGTTATGTCTCCTCAATGGCTTTGGGTGCTGGCACTGGACTCTTCAAGTGTGGGATTGCAGTGGCCCCAGTAGCCAAGTGGGAATATTATG atgTGGTTTACACTGAGCGCTACATGGGAAAGCCATCAGAGAATTCAGACTCTTACCAA AACTCCACAGTCACATCAAGAGCtaagaactttaaaaatgttgacTATCTCCTTGTTCACGGCACAGCGGACG ACAATGTCCATTTCCAGCAGGCTGCACAGATCTCCAAAGCTCTGGTGGATGAGCAAGTAAATTTTGAGGCAATG TGGTACACTGACAAGGATCATTCTCTCAGGGGACCAGCCTTTCATCATACATACACGCTCATGAGCCACTTTCTACAGAAATGCCTCCTTAATCCTCAATAG
- the LOC124871977 gene encoding dipeptidyl peptidase 4 isoform X1, which produces MGCSNRLMLGVIGAAVVITLITIPAVYYSRSGATKRPFTLQDYFNDTIRKKSYSLYWISDKEYVHKERDGNVYLYNAETMDKTLYLSNSTFAKVEATDYWLSGDHKYIAFESNYTKKFRHSYSASYSIYDLEKSTFITPVSLPRVVQYFTFAPKGNQYAYVSDFNIFLNSNVTAEAVQLTHNGKKNEVLNGIPDWIYEEEVFASNEAIWWSSTGKFLAYAEINDTDVQKVEFSWYGSEQYPQTVAFPYPKAGSNLTKVKLFVVDTANPTLHSHLAPPASIAGGDHILSSVTWATDERVAVQWLTRRQNHVVVAIYDIDGSSWRERETFEQTSKTGWIGHYMPLPLFFAEDKLSFYKVMSNTQGYKHIHHIKNGKATPITSGKWEVIYISKLTRDAIYFVSNQHQGIPVKRNLYKIMLGSSPSAPQCLTCDLDKDRCQYNSAYLSVDASFYRMDCYGPGLPLYTLMDNRDSGAGTELLILQDNKDLENLLSEFQMPTMKYGTIKIAGFDLWYEMMLPPNFQKSKKYPLLIYVYAGPCSQSVTYENKLNWGTYLSSSHGIIVASVDGRGSGYQGDKIMHAIYRRLGTFEVEDQISAVRKFIDMGFINKDRIAIWGWSYGGYVSSMALGAGTGLFKCGIAVAPVAKWEYYDVVYTERYMGKPSENSDSYQNSTVTSRAKNFKNVDYLLVHGTADDNVHFQQAAQISKALVDEQVNFEAMWYTDKDHSLRGPAFHHTYTLMSHFLQKCLLNPQ; this is translated from the exons ATG GGCTGCAGCAACAGGCTGATGTTGGGAGTGATCGGGGCGGCTGTCGTCATCACGTTAATAACAATCCCAGCAGTTTATTACAGCA GATCCGGAGCCACAAAAAGGCCATTCACTCTTCAGGATTACTTTAATGACACCATCAGAAAGAAATCCTACAGTTTGTACTGGATATCGG ATAAGGAGTATGTGCATAAAGAAAGAGATGGGAATGTTTATCTCTACAATGCTGAAACTATGGACAAGACCCTATATTTGAGCAATTCAACCTTT GCCAAAGTGGAAGCTACTGATTACTGGTTGTCAGGTGATCATAAATACATTGCCTTTGAAAGCAATTACACTAAG AAATTTAGACATTCCTATTCTGCCTCATATTCCATCTACGACTTGGAGAAATC AACCTTTATAACACCAGTGAGCCTTCCACGTGTGGTCCAGTATTTTACCTTTGCACCAAAAGGAAACCAATAT GCCTATGTCTcagatttcaacatttttttaaactccaATGTGACTGCTGAAGCAGTGCAGCTGACTCACAATGGGAAAAAGAATGAGGTCCTCAATGGCATCCCTGACTGGATATATGAGG AGGAAGTCTTTGCTTCGAATGAAGCAATATGGTGGTCTTCAACTGGAAAATTCTTGGcttatgcagagattaacgatACAGATGTTCAGAAGGTTGAGTTCTCTTGGTATGGATCAGAGCAATATCCTCAAACAGTGGCTTTTCCATACCCAAAG GCCGGATCAAACCTTACCAAAGTGAAACTGTTTGTTGTTGACACTGCAAATCCCACCCTCCATTCACATCTTGCTCCTCCTGCTTCCATTGCTGGAGg TGATCACATTTTGAGCTCAGTGACCTGGGCAACAGATGAACGTGTCGCTGTGCAGTGGCTCACAAGGAGACAGAATCATGTGGTCGTAGCCATCTACGACATTGATGGGAGCagctggagagagagagag ACATTTGAGCAAACCAGCAAGACAGGTTGGATTGGTCAT TATATGCCACTGCCCCTTTTCTTTGCTGAGGATAAGCTCAGTTTCTACAAAGTAATGAGCAACACTCAGGGCTACAAACATATTCATCACATAAAAAAT ggTAAAGCCACACCAATTACGTCTGGGAAATGGGAAGTTATTTACATATCAAAATTAACCAGAGATGCCAT ATATTTTGTAAGTAATCAGCATCAAGGGATTCCTGTCAAGAGAAATCTTTACAA GATTATGCTTGGAAGCAGCCCCTCAGCCCCCCAGTGCCTCACCTGTGACTTGGACAAAGACAGGTGTCAGTACAACTCAGCTTACTTAAGCGTTGACGCCTCCTTCTACCGAATGGACTGCTACG GACCCGGATTGCCCCTTTACACACTTATGGATAACAGGGACTCGGGTGCAGGAACag agctATTGATTTTGCAAGACAACAAGGATCTGGAAAACCTGCTGTCTGAATTTCAAATGCCAACAATGAAATATGGCACCATAAAGATCGCAGGATTTG ATCTGTGGTATGAAATGATGTTGCCACCAAATTTCCAGAAGTCCAAAAAATATCCTCTTCTTATCTACGT GTACGCTGGCCCCTGTAGTCAGAGCGTAACCTACGAGAACAAGCTGAACTGGGGCACGTACCTCTCCAGTTCGCACGGAATCATCGTTGCCAGCGTTGACGGAAGGGGAAGCGGTTACCAGGGCGATAAAATAATGCATGCAATCTACAGGCGCCTCGGGACATTTGAAGTGGAAGATCAGATATCAGCCGTGAG GAAATTCATCGACATGGGTTTTATCAACAAAGATAGAATTGCTATATGGGGCTGG TCATATGGTGGTTATGTCTCCTCAATGGCTTTGGGTGCTGGCACTGGACTCTTCAAGTGTGGGATTGCAGTGGCCCCAGTAGCCAAGTGGGAATATTATG atgTGGTTTACACTGAGCGCTACATGGGAAAGCCATCAGAGAATTCAGACTCTTACCAA AACTCCACAGTCACATCAAGAGCtaagaactttaaaaatgttgacTATCTCCTTGTTCACGGCACAGCGGACG ACAATGTCCATTTCCAGCAGGCTGCACAGATCTCCAAAGCTCTGGTGGATGAGCAAGTAAATTTTGAGGCAATG TGGTACACTGACAAGGATCATTCTCTCAGGGGACCAGCCTTTCATCATACATACACGCTCATGAGCCACTTTCTACAGAAATGCCTCCTTAATCCTCAATAG